A section of the Paenibacillus odorifer genome encodes:
- a CDS encoding helix-turn-helix transcriptional regulator gives MNKMDRLLAIVLELQRNKMLRAEDLAARFETSVRTIYRDIQALSEAGVSIIGAPGQGYSLIEGYFLPPVSFTLDEAVTLLIGTDFIEQRFDAHYGNKARSSKAKIEAILPEAIRSEASQIRKSFRLFASVEDIAPIQEKACLEAIRGAILEGRKIRFRYSKRIAEADGNRQSVRTVAPYGLVLHHGSWVLIAWCELRQDIRHFRLSRMRELINLEDEFILPADFHLEVYQPPDDRNVHVLILVQADIADKVRESNNFYMETIEEHAEGLLVTFRVREPGELLQWVLGWGGGMVVLEPESFRDQVRNEIEIMLKRY, from the coding sequence ATGAACAAAATGGACCGGTTGTTAGCTATAGTGCTTGAACTGCAGCGTAACAAAATGTTGCGGGCGGAGGATTTGGCTGCTAGGTTTGAAACGAGCGTAAGAACGATCTATCGGGATATTCAGGCACTGAGTGAAGCGGGCGTATCCATTATAGGAGCGCCAGGGCAGGGTTACTCCTTAATCGAGGGGTATTTCCTGCCACCCGTTAGTTTCACGCTGGATGAAGCAGTGACATTGCTTATCGGAACTGATTTTATCGAGCAGCGGTTTGATGCACACTATGGTAATAAGGCTAGAAGTTCTAAAGCAAAGATAGAAGCTATCCTGCCGGAAGCCATCCGCAGTGAAGCATCACAGATTCGCAAAAGTTTTCGTTTATTTGCATCCGTAGAAGATATAGCACCCATACAAGAGAAGGCATGTTTGGAAGCCATTCGTGGAGCGATATTGGAGGGAAGGAAAATAAGATTTCGTTATTCCAAAAGAATCGCCGAAGCCGATGGGAACCGTCAAAGTGTTCGTACGGTTGCTCCTTATGGACTTGTGCTTCATCACGGGTCATGGGTACTCATCGCCTGGTGTGAATTGCGTCAAGACATCCGTCATTTCCGGTTATCCCGAATGAGGGAGCTTATTAATCTGGAAGATGAATTTATACTGCCAGCAGATTTTCATCTGGAGGTATACCAACCTCCTGATGATCGCAACGTTCATGTGCTTATCTTAGTCCAAGCTGACATAGCCGATAAGGTAAGGGAATCAAATAATTTCTATATGGAAACTATTGAGGAGCATGCGGAGGGGTTACTTGTTACTTTTCGCGTTCGCGAGCCAGGGGAATTGCTGCAATGGGTGCTTGGCTGGGGAGGCGGTATGGTTGTGCTGGAGCCCGAATCTTTCCGTGATCAGGTTAGAAATGAAATAGAAATAATGTTAAAACGCTACTGA
- a CDS encoding response regulator transcription factor — protein MYPMYNVMLVDDEPIVKVALRTMIPWEELGYMICATASDGVEALTLVDKFNPHIIITDLKMPNMDGLQLIKELNNRGFAGKILVASNHGEYELVREALVLGAVDYMLKISMKTGDLIHLLEKSTKLIQEQLQSRQQQETQTQLLQHNLKSVKNALLKDYFTDPYYDVQQLDQHDAITFAFSESSCYLFYITFEQNNATQNERQNHISVSFIENIILDILETVDQLEIIQLESNGLLLLISCDTLDDHQIIRTDFIQRVIRLIKMYISITPTIVFSDPVRGYAEAKRTLEQCKESLQIQFYNEITIIDPKDVHLKDTLDFEDVHDFSTQLIQNWKLSGVEAVTQATQQFLDICKSKQINPAETKKFIVNCLHYLPLCDAHLIVEDPKLLKNYIENIASSKRTTDVLSIMELVFQLFSHQKQQIVTTHNRDVKQAIDYINTHYQKKLTLSLIAKHVNLSENYLSRIFKEEVGQSIIHYINTVKMEKAADLILKGNPYIKEISTQIGIHDQFYFTRLFKKHFGVNPSEYKNHVQATLGSRN, from the coding sequence ATGTATCCTATGTATAATGTAATGCTAGTGGATGACGAACCTATTGTTAAAGTTGCGCTCAGAACCATGATTCCATGGGAAGAGCTTGGATACATGATCTGTGCTACTGCCTCTGACGGAGTTGAAGCCTTAACACTTGTAGACAAGTTTAATCCCCATATCATCATTACAGATCTCAAAATGCCTAATATGGATGGTCTGCAGCTGATAAAAGAACTGAATAACAGAGGGTTTGCAGGAAAAATTCTGGTGGCCAGCAACCACGGGGAGTATGAGTTAGTTCGTGAAGCCTTAGTGCTTGGTGCTGTAGATTATATGCTGAAGATTAGTATGAAAACGGGGGATTTGATCCATTTGCTGGAGAAATCTACGAAGCTAATTCAAGAACAGCTTCAATCTAGGCAGCAGCAGGAGACCCAAACACAGTTATTACAACATAACTTAAAAAGCGTGAAAAATGCGCTTTTAAAAGATTATTTCACCGATCCTTATTACGATGTGCAGCAGCTTGATCAGCATGATGCTATAACGTTCGCTTTCAGCGAAAGCAGCTGTTATTTATTCTACATTACTTTTGAGCAGAATAACGCCACTCAAAACGAAAGACAAAATCACATCTCCGTATCCTTTATTGAAAACATCATCTTGGATATCTTGGAGACCGTAGATCAGTTAGAAATTATTCAGCTAGAATCTAATGGGCTGCTGCTTCTAATCTCCTGTGATACCTTAGACGATCATCAAATTATCCGCACAGACTTTATCCAGAGGGTCATTCGTTTAATCAAAATGTATATTTCTATCACCCCTACTATTGTTTTTTCTGATCCTGTACGGGGATATGCTGAAGCAAAACGAACCCTAGAGCAATGTAAAGAATCCTTGCAAATCCAATTTTACAACGAAATAACGATTATAGATCCAAAGGATGTCCATTTAAAGGATACGCTGGACTTCGAGGATGTACATGATTTCTCGACGCAATTAATTCAGAACTGGAAGCTTTCAGGGGTTGAAGCCGTTACTCAAGCAACTCAGCAATTTCTTGACATCTGTAAATCCAAGCAAATTAATCCTGCTGAAACCAAAAAGTTCATTGTAAATTGTCTGCATTATCTTCCCTTATGCGATGCCCATCTCATTGTCGAGGATCCAAAGCTTTTAAAGAACTATATAGAAAATATCGCCAGCAGTAAACGTACCACTGACGTTCTATCTATAATGGAGCTTGTGTTCCAACTATTCTCCCATCAAAAGCAACAGATCGTAACTACACACAATAGAGATGTTAAACAAGCGATTGACTATATCAACACACATTATCAGAAGAAGCTGACCTTATCTCTGATTGCCAAGCATGTCAACTTAAGTGAGAACTATCTGTCCAGAATCTTCAAAGAAGAAGTGGGGCAAAGCATCATTCACTACATTAATACTGTGAAAATGGAAAAAGCCGCAGATTTAATACTTAAAGGGAATCCATACATTAAAGAAATTTCCACGCAAATCGGTATACACGATCAATTTTATTTCACCCGGTTATTCAAAAAACACTTTGGTGTTAATCCTAGTGAATATAAGAATCACGTTCAGGCCACGCTTGGTTCAAGAAATTAA
- a CDS encoding DinB family protein: MTTKEALQRFEETATYYIQELERFNLEQLKQKPSENEWSIGQMFQHLINSALYMQLRNIDQCLVLDQDPLVAHVGKTEDGAAIFAQGSFPPIRIQVPPSAQYTPEQPESKEQLIQGLRTVIQRMREIEPSLEKASKQNTVSHPRFGGLCAEEWFLLIEMHYRHHLLQLERLNKRIVV, from the coding sequence ATTACAACAAAAGAAGCCTTACAACGATTTGAAGAAACTGCGACATACTATATTCAAGAATTGGAGCGATTCAATCTGGAGCAGCTGAAGCAAAAGCCGAGTGAAAACGAGTGGTCCATCGGACAGATGTTTCAGCATCTCATTAACTCGGCGCTGTATATGCAGCTTCGTAATATTGATCAATGCCTTGTGCTCGACCAAGATCCCTTAGTAGCTCATGTGGGGAAAACTGAGGATGGTGCGGCTATATTTGCGCAAGGAAGCTTTCCGCCCATTCGTATTCAGGTTCCGCCTTCCGCCCAATATACGCCGGAGCAGCCGGAGAGCAAAGAACAATTAATTCAAGGGTTACGTACAGTCATCCAAAGAATGAGAGAGATCGAACCCTCTCTTGAGAAAGCATCCAAACAAAATACCGTTTCTCACCCGCGATTCGGTGGATTATGCGCGGAGGAATGGTTCCTACTTATTGAAATGCACTATCGTCATCATCTTCTGCAGCTGGAGCGGTTAAACAAAAGAATTGTTGTTTAA